A DNA window from Prosthecobacter debontii contains the following coding sequences:
- a CDS encoding DUF1549 domain-containing protein has translation MRSLCIYVLLASPALAGVDFAHQVVPLLRKHCAECHAGEKKKGGFSMNDREALLAGGENGAVVDLEKPQASALLRAVETQDEDLRMPPKGPGLDREEVAILKQWVAEGLPWEAGFAFKKPAYEPPLKPRKVMLPPAQEGTENPVDRLVQAYWHQHEVPRPALLDDGAFLRRASLDLIGLLPTPDEVGDFLADTAPDKREKLIQRLLDRDVDYAEHWLTFWNDLLRNDYGGTGFITGGRKQISKWLYEALVSNKKYDQFVQELIAPPTDESRGFIDGIKWRGEVSAGQTVEIQFAQSLGQSFLGINLKCASCHDSFIDRWKLDEAYGLAAIYAEKPLEIHRCDKPVGRQAKAAWLFPELGQVDAAADRPERLKQLARLMTHPENGRFTRTLVNRLWHRLMGRGIVHPLDAMETAPWNADLLDYLAHHFQENGYDVKKTLELIASSELYQSQAEAVTAAAEDAPYIFRGVRPKRLTAEQFMDGVWRLTGAAPNKMDAAVFRGKPDPELARKVRLQGMWIWGDSALNGQAPPAGERILLRKIVTLDQTVAAAPTIMTCDNGFTLYVNGRKVTASENWEQIVAIPLHDKLVVGQNNIVVVASNAGKGPNPAGLYFEARLKLADGQEQIIQSDETWEWNPKVPEGKEGRLGAVAPKGWKPAVPVKAVGSWQKALQAQGPGLLSQGARSGHLMVRASLLKSDFLMRSLGRPNRDQIVSMRPNGITTLEALDLSNGDSLTAALASGAQTLTERDWNVPEDLVRWIYRQALSRDPSPEEQQVALEVIGTSLEPAAVQDLLWAVVMQPEFMFVR, from the coding sequence ATGAGATCTCTGTGCATTTATGTTTTATTGGCTAGTCCCGCACTGGCAGGGGTAGACTTTGCCCATCAGGTGGTGCCGTTGTTGCGCAAGCATTGTGCCGAGTGCCATGCAGGGGAGAAGAAAAAGGGAGGCTTCTCCATGAATGATCGAGAAGCTCTTCTAGCCGGGGGCGAAAACGGAGCGGTGGTGGATCTGGAAAAGCCTCAGGCCAGCGCGCTTTTGCGGGCGGTCGAGACCCAGGATGAAGATCTTCGCATGCCACCCAAAGGGCCGGGGCTTGACCGTGAAGAAGTGGCCATTTTAAAACAGTGGGTTGCGGAAGGACTTCCATGGGAAGCGGGCTTTGCCTTCAAAAAACCGGCTTATGAACCTCCTCTGAAGCCACGCAAGGTCATGCTGCCTCCAGCTCAGGAAGGTACGGAAAACCCGGTGGACCGACTGGTGCAGGCTTACTGGCACCAACACGAGGTTCCACGCCCCGCTTTATTGGATGATGGAGCTTTTCTTCGTCGGGCCAGTTTGGATCTGATTGGTCTGCTGCCGACTCCGGACGAGGTAGGCGATTTTCTAGCTGATACGGCACCGGATAAACGAGAAAAGTTGATCCAGCGTCTCCTCGACAGAGATGTGGATTATGCCGAGCATTGGCTGACCTTTTGGAATGATCTGTTGCGTAATGACTACGGCGGCACGGGTTTCATCACGGGCGGACGTAAACAGATCAGCAAGTGGCTCTATGAGGCTCTGGTGAGTAACAAGAAGTATGACCAGTTTGTGCAAGAGCTGATTGCGCCGCCTACCGATGAGAGCCGCGGATTCATTGATGGCATCAAATGGCGCGGGGAAGTCAGTGCCGGGCAGACGGTGGAGATTCAGTTTGCGCAAAGCCTGGGGCAATCCTTTCTGGGCATCAATCTGAAGTGCGCTTCCTGTCATGACAGCTTCATTGACCGATGGAAGCTGGATGAGGCCTATGGGCTTGCCGCCATCTATGCGGAGAAGCCGCTGGAGATCCACCGCTGCGACAAACCAGTGGGACGGCAGGCCAAGGCGGCTTGGCTCTTCCCTGAACTGGGGCAGGTGGACGCGGCTGCTGACCGCCCTGAGCGTCTCAAACAACTGGCTAGACTCATGACTCATCCAGAGAATGGTCGCTTCACTCGCACGTTGGTGAATCGTTTGTGGCATCGATTGATGGGGCGCGGCATCGTGCATCCTTTGGATGCGATGGAGACTGCTCCCTGGAATGCCGATCTGCTGGATTATCTAGCCCACCATTTTCAAGAGAATGGCTATGATGTGAAGAAGACTCTGGAATTGATCGCCAGCTCGGAGCTTTATCAATCTCAGGCCGAAGCAGTGACGGCGGCGGCTGAAGATGCCCCTTACATCTTCAGAGGTGTGAGACCGAAGAGGCTCACGGCGGAGCAGTTCATGGATGGAGTGTGGCGGCTGACTGGTGCCGCTCCCAACAAGATGGACGCGGCTGTTTTTCGTGGGAAGCCGGACCCTGAATTGGCGCGGAAGGTGAGACTCCAAGGGATGTGGATTTGGGGAGATTCCGCCCTCAATGGGCAAGCTCCTCCGGCAGGAGAAAGGATTCTCCTGCGTAAGATCGTGACATTGGATCAGACCGTGGCTGCCGCTCCCACCATCATGACCTGCGACAACGGCTTCACCCTCTATGTGAATGGTCGTAAGGTCACGGCCAGTGAAAATTGGGAGCAGATCGTGGCGATTCCTCTCCATGACAAACTCGTGGTTGGGCAAAACAACATCGTAGTGGTGGCGTCGAATGCTGGAAAGGGACCCAATCCGGCCGGGCTATATTTTGAGGCAAGGCTGAAGCTGGCCGATGGACAAGAGCAAATCATCCAGAGTGATGAAACCTGGGAGTGGAATCCCAAAGTGCCCGAAGGCAAGGAGGGGCGTCTAGGTGCGGTAGCGCCAAAGGGCTGGAAGCCCGCAGTGCCGGTGAAAGCGGTAGGAAGTTGGCAAAAAGCTCTGCAAGCCCAGGGCCCCGGCTTGCTCTCACAAGGAGCTCGTAGCGGGCATTTGATGGTGCGCGCCAGTTTGCTGAAGAGTGACTTTTTGATGCGTTCACTCGGGCGACCCAATCGAGACCAAATCGTCTCCATGCGGCCCAATGGCATCACGACCTTAGAGGCTCTCGATCTTTCGAATGGGGACTCTTTAACTGCGGCTCTGGCCTCGGGGGCACAAACTTTGACTGAGCGAGACTGGAATGTGCCTGAGGACCTGGTCCGTTGGATCTACCGCCAAGCCTTGTCCCGTGATCCTTCTCCTGAGGAACAGCAGGTGGCGTTGGAAGTCATCGGAACCTCGTTGGAGCCCGCTGCGGTCCAGGACTTGTTGTGGGCTGTCGTCATGCAGCCTGAATTCATGTTTGTGCGTTAA
- a CDS encoding DUF1501 domain-containing protein, translating to MKTIFDIKAPEFIVRRDFIKQLAAAATAAWMTGEPRMLRASPLQHPQAKADACILLWMAGGMAAPETFDPKRYVPFEKGLEVSKMLSTFPAIDTPVDGLKICQGLENIAQVMDRATLIRSAVQPDLGSILHSRHQYHWHTGYVPPQTVACPHIGSWMAKVLGPRNSVMPAFVNVGQRLEGVGESEELKAFTTAGFFGSEYGPMNLPYPEEAAASVKPPKGMDGGRFSNRDKLFRKLLDQAPERDFMSDYQQQSMIRSMDNAYRLLSSKEREAFDISLEPKESYANYDTGRFGRGCLLARRLVEAGVRFVEVTTEYVPFFQWDTHKDGHTTVDALHKEIDLPIATLVRDLEDRGLLERTLVIVASEFSRDAIMEGKPGSNAGDQATFKVDRLEEMKHYGLHRHFTGGTSVVMFGGGTKKGFVYGETADERPLIAVKNPVTVMDLHATIMTAMGISPKTEYTIEGRPFYVTEDGQGKAVAELFA from the coding sequence ATGAAAACGATATTCGATATCAAGGCTCCCGAATTCATCGTGAGGCGAGATTTTATCAAGCAGCTTGCTGCGGCAGCGACAGCTGCCTGGATGACTGGTGAGCCACGCATGCTGCGGGCCTCGCCCCTGCAGCATCCTCAAGCCAAGGCCGATGCTTGTATCCTGCTTTGGATGGCGGGCGGTATGGCTGCGCCGGAGACTTTCGATCCCAAACGCTACGTGCCTTTTGAAAAAGGGCTGGAGGTGTCGAAGATGCTTAGCACTTTTCCGGCGATTGATACCCCAGTCGATGGTCTAAAAATCTGTCAGGGCTTGGAAAACATCGCGCAGGTGATGGACCGAGCCACGTTAATTCGCAGTGCTGTGCAGCCGGATCTCGGCAGCATCTTGCACAGCCGCCATCAGTATCATTGGCATACGGGTTATGTGCCGCCGCAAACGGTGGCCTGTCCGCATATCGGATCGTGGATGGCCAAGGTCCTCGGCCCGCGCAACTCGGTGATGCCCGCGTTCGTGAACGTTGGCCAAAGGCTGGAGGGAGTCGGAGAGAGTGAGGAGTTGAAGGCCTTCACCACGGCGGGTTTCTTTGGCAGTGAATATGGGCCGATGAACCTTCCCTATCCAGAGGAAGCAGCGGCTTCGGTGAAACCTCCCAAGGGCATGGACGGAGGTCGCTTTAGCAATCGGGATAAGTTGTTTCGCAAGCTTTTGGATCAAGCTCCTGAGCGAGACTTCATGAGTGATTATCAGCAGCAGTCCATGATTCGTAGCATGGATAACGCTTATCGCCTTTTGAGTTCGAAGGAGCGCGAGGCTTTCGATATCAGCTTAGAGCCGAAGGAGAGCTATGCTAACTATGATACCGGTCGTTTTGGGCGTGGATGCCTGCTAGCGCGCCGTTTGGTGGAGGCTGGGGTGCGTTTTGTCGAAGTGACCACGGAATACGTGCCCTTCTTTCAGTGGGATACGCATAAGGATGGTCACACCACCGTGGATGCTTTGCATAAAGAGATCGATCTGCCCATTGCTACGTTAGTGCGTGATCTGGAGGATCGGGGGCTTCTGGAGCGCACCCTGGTCATCGTGGCCAGTGAGTTTAGTCGGGATGCCATTATGGAAGGGAAGCCTGGTTCGAATGCGGGTGATCAGGCCACGTTCAAGGTCGATCGGTTGGAGGAGATGAAGCACTATGGTTTACATCGTCACTTCACCGGAGGCACCAGCGTCGTGATGTTTGGTGGCGGCACGAAGAAAGGTTTTGTGTATGGAGAAACCGCCGATGAGCGACCTCTCATCGCTGTAAAGAATCCGGTCACCGTCATGGACCTCCACGCCACGATCATGACGGCCATGGGGATCAGTCCCAAGACGGAATACACCATTGAAGGTCGCCCCTTTTACGTCACCGAAGACGGTCAAGGAAAGGCCGTTGCTGAACTCTTCGCCTAA
- a CDS encoding sulfatase, translated as MKQILFCLSWFFGLSLVSAATAEKPNVVLFLADDMGWMDSGVYGSKYYETPNIDRFATRGVRFTRAYAQPLCSPTRASILSGKHTPRHGILTASGHRPPQPPGHQFMPETAAPNQPMLVPESKNYLDLSEVTLAEALHGAGYRTAHIGKWHLGLMAEHRPEKQGFDVAFHCAPDPGPPGEYFSPYGVIPEGNPNAKIKVGTITDGPEGEYIVDRQAAEAVKFIRESKDQPFFLNLWCYGVHGPWGHKKEYTEEFAKKTDPRGVQGNPIMASMLRSVDECFGKIMDELDQLGLTENTIVIFYSDNGGNTHSNVPSTAKTEKAEKFKSEFLADWRKWAGDRPPTDNTPLREGKSSLYEGGTRVPMIWSWGKRFAPTVNEDSLVGHIDIYPTILELTGVARPPEQKLDGVSLAPVLTGQGMLERTAFFNYFPYRPNEGGATVCHGDFKLIRWFGEGVPRELYNLKEDLGETNNLAAQMPGKVAELEALLEGYLADTGALIPKPNPAYTPRVNAKIAADPMRGLVPKASKATLKKGYVLIEGQGKKPFLGHASVQSKVSGPSVLHLRARSAVGGQGRLHWRTAGQATYEEGIQSVDYELPAGEAWQDIKVNIPVKGKLVAFRLYLPAEKEPVEIESLALESQASGQATASWNFAIQP; from the coding sequence ATGAAACAGATTCTCTTTTGTCTTTCTTGGTTCTTTGGCCTGAGCCTAGTGTCGGCGGCTACCGCAGAGAAACCGAATGTCGTTCTGTTCCTCGCAGATGACATGGGCTGGATGGATAGTGGCGTCTATGGCTCCAAGTATTATGAAACGCCGAACATCGACCGTTTTGCCACACGTGGGGTGCGTTTCACTCGAGCCTATGCACAGCCTCTCTGTTCACCGACACGGGCCTCGATTCTCTCGGGCAAACATACCCCTCGACATGGGATTTTGACCGCCAGTGGGCATCGGCCACCTCAACCGCCTGGACATCAATTCATGCCAGAGACGGCAGCGCCGAATCAGCCGATGCTGGTTCCTGAGAGTAAGAACTACCTGGACCTCTCCGAGGTGACTCTCGCAGAGGCTCTTCACGGCGCAGGCTATCGCACCGCGCACATTGGTAAATGGCATCTGGGTCTGATGGCTGAACATCGGCCTGAGAAGCAGGGGTTCGATGTGGCTTTTCATTGTGCGCCGGATCCCGGGCCCCCGGGGGAATACTTTTCACCGTATGGGGTGATTCCTGAGGGGAACCCCAATGCCAAGATCAAGGTGGGCACTATTACGGATGGACCCGAGGGCGAATACATCGTGGATCGTCAGGCCGCAGAAGCGGTGAAGTTCATTCGTGAAAGTAAGGATCAACCCTTTTTCCTAAATCTCTGGTGCTATGGCGTGCATGGTCCATGGGGACATAAAAAAGAATATACAGAGGAGTTTGCCAAAAAGACCGATCCTCGGGGGGTTCAGGGGAATCCCATCATGGCTTCCATGCTGAGAAGCGTGGACGAGTGTTTTGGCAAGATCATGGATGAGCTGGATCAGTTGGGTTTAACAGAAAACACGATTGTCATTTTCTATTCCGATAACGGCGGTAATACACACAGCAATGTTCCTTCCACGGCGAAGACGGAGAAAGCCGAGAAGTTCAAAAGCGAGTTCTTGGCCGATTGGCGCAAATGGGCCGGGGACCGTCCTCCGACGGATAACACGCCGCTGCGTGAAGGGAAAAGCTCTCTGTATGAGGGGGGGACTCGCGTGCCCATGATCTGGTCATGGGGCAAGCGGTTCGCTCCCACGGTGAATGAAGACAGCCTTGTCGGACACATTGATATCTATCCCACCATCCTGGAATTAACGGGCGTGGCTCGACCTCCAGAGCAGAAGCTGGACGGCGTGAGCTTAGCTCCTGTGTTGACGGGGCAGGGTATGCTTGAGCGAACCGCCTTTTTCAATTATTTCCCCTATCGCCCGAATGAGGGAGGGGCCACCGTCTGCCATGGCGATTTTAAGCTGATTCGGTGGTTCGGCGAAGGAGTACCTCGGGAACTGTATAACCTGAAGGAAGATCTCGGAGAAACCAACAACCTCGCGGCTCAGATGCCGGGCAAAGTGGCTGAACTGGAGGCTCTGCTGGAGGGTTATCTCGCTGATACTGGAGCACTGATCCCGAAACCCAACCCGGCTTACACACCGCGAGTCAATGCGAAGATAGCGGCTGATCCCATGCGAGGTCTCGTGCCGAAGGCGAGTAAAGCTACGCTAAAGAAGGGCTATGTGCTTATCGAAGGGCAGGGGAAAAAGCCTTTCTTGGGGCACGCCTCGGTGCAATCCAAGGTGTCGGGTCCCTCGGTGCTGCATTTGCGGGCGCGCAGTGCGGTAGGCGGCCAGGGGCGTCTCCACTGGCGCACCGCCGGACAGGCGACCTATGAAGAAGGCATCCAGTCTGTGGACTATGAATTACCTGCGGGTGAAGCCTGGCAAGACATCAAAGTGAACATCCCTGTGAAAGGTAAATTGGTCGCGTTTCGGCTCTACCTGCCTGCTGAAAAGGAGCCTGTGGAGATTGAATCACTCGCTCTCGAATCCCAAGCCAGCGGACAAGCCACCGCGTCTTGGAACTTCGCCATTCAACCTTAA
- a CDS encoding sulfatase family protein yields the protein MMLKSLFQFALVSLSLWAGLARAAEAPPNIVFILSDDQAYTDYGFMGHSLIKTPNLDKLAASGALFTRGYVPTALCRPSLATLATGLYAHQHKISGNDPAPSLAKPDSPEYNDLRNRLIQHMDALPNLPKLLVERGYLAHQSGKWWEGSYKRGGFTHGMTRGFPEKGGRHGDDGLKIGREGLQPVFDFVDLAQKEQKPFYLWYSPFMPHTPHNPPERFLAKYRDKVDSLEVAKYYAMCEWFDETCGQLLDYLDKKGLTENTLVYYICDNGWIQDPHSKNYAPRSKQSPNEGGIRQPILISWPGKIKPGKYDDLVSSIDLVPTLLKVAGARVPENLPGLDLMPLMTEGKKLERDTLYGEGFDHDVANVDKPEQSLLYRWAIEGQWKLLLTYDGELSRRYAKSHPREEKRPQLYDLKADPEENHNVAKEHPEIVKRLADKIAAWWPVTERKVFTEWSDEPKEWSAAE from the coding sequence ATGATGCTCAAATCCCTTTTTCAATTCGCTCTCGTGAGCCTCTCTCTGTGGGCTGGCCTCGCTCGTGCTGCTGAGGCTCCGCCTAACATTGTATTCATCCTTTCGGATGATCAAGCCTATACCGATTACGGTTTCATGGGGCATTCGCTGATCAAGACACCGAATTTGGACAAGCTGGCCGCCAGCGGTGCTCTATTCACTCGGGGGTATGTGCCCACGGCATTGTGCCGCCCCTCCCTAGCCACGTTGGCTACGGGGTTGTATGCTCATCAGCATAAGATTTCGGGCAATGATCCGGCACCCTCACTGGCGAAGCCTGATTCGCCCGAGTATAACGATCTTCGGAATCGCCTGATTCAGCACATGGATGCGCTGCCTAATCTGCCCAAGCTCTTGGTCGAGCGCGGCTATCTGGCGCATCAGTCAGGCAAGTGGTGGGAGGGGTCCTACAAGCGGGGTGGTTTCACCCATGGCATGACGCGTGGCTTTCCTGAAAAAGGCGGCCGTCATGGTGATGATGGTCTGAAGATCGGCCGGGAAGGGCTGCAGCCCGTATTTGACTTTGTGGACCTCGCTCAGAAGGAACAGAAACCTTTTTACCTGTGGTATTCCCCCTTCATGCCACACACACCGCACAATCCGCCGGAGCGTTTTCTGGCCAAGTATCGCGACAAGGTGGACTCGCTCGAAGTGGCCAAATACTACGCCATGTGTGAGTGGTTTGATGAAACCTGCGGACAGCTTCTGGACTACCTGGATAAGAAAGGCCTGACCGAAAACACCTTGGTTTATTACATCTGTGACAACGGCTGGATACAGGACCCCCATAGCAAGAACTATGCACCACGGTCAAAGCAATCTCCCAATGAAGGTGGCATCCGCCAGCCAATCTTGATCAGTTGGCCGGGGAAGATCAAACCCGGTAAGTATGACGATCTCGTGAGCAGCATCGATTTGGTGCCGACTCTGCTCAAGGTGGCCGGTGCTCGTGTGCCGGAGAATCTTCCCGGTCTGGATCTTATGCCTCTGATGACGGAAGGGAAGAAGCTGGAGAGGGACACCTTGTATGGTGAAGGCTTCGATCACGACGTCGCGAACGTGGATAAACCCGAACAGAGTCTTCTGTATCGCTGGGCCATCGAAGGACAGTGGAAGCTCCTGCTCACCTATGATGGCGAGTTGAGCCGCCGTTATGCCAAGAGCCATCCTCGGGAAGAGAAACGCCCACAGCTCTATGACTTGAAGGCCGATCCTGAAGAAAATCACAATGTCGCCAAAGAACATCCCGAGATCGTCAAGCGCTTGGCAGACAAGATCGCTGCGTGGTGGCCGGTGACGGAGAGGAAGGTATTCACCGAATGGAGCGACGAACCGAAGGAGTGGTCAGCCGCAGAATGA
- a CDS encoding sulfatase family protein — translation MSRFHLALLVGTLALQALPSLAAVKQPNILFFFADDQRYDTLSCSGHPIVQTPTIDRLASQGVRFENAFVTTPICWVSRAIVLTGQWARTHSQPDAVPTVKPSSLPTLLPLVLRSAGYRTGHFGKWHFKGPAGFDPAAQYDEYEMIGRNPYFKTMPDGSKRHETDIVADKGIEFLKSQPKDKPFALNLWFNAAHAEDSDHRPGIGLYPWPQSTDGLYDDRSIPPPPLGTPEIFERHPQFLKDSLNRERFFWGYDTPEKYEINVRAYYRMISGIDKAVARVLKALEEAGLADNTIIVYSADNGYYLGDRGFQGKWSHYEESLRVPLVIYDPRLPREKRGRVVSPMALNVDLPATLVDWAGVKKPTAYEGSSLVPIVEGKEVPDWRTHFFCEHLDLAPTLTWEGVRGDRYVYARYFDQQPPFEFLHDLKTDRDELKNLANDPAQGEVLKEMRALCDREMNARGGALLPIERRHAKNPAAISKNAPKKKKLN, via the coding sequence ATGTCACGATTTCATCTCGCTCTTCTCGTTGGGACGCTGGCCTTGCAGGCACTGCCCTCCCTAGCAGCGGTTAAGCAGCCTAACATCTTGTTCTTCTTTGCAGATGATCAGCGCTATGACACCTTGAGTTGTTCAGGGCACCCGATTGTGCAGACACCGACGATTGACCGTCTGGCGTCTCAAGGGGTGCGCTTTGAAAACGCCTTTGTCACCACACCGATCTGCTGGGTGAGTCGAGCCATCGTCTTAACGGGCCAATGGGCACGCACGCATTCGCAACCCGATGCGGTGCCCACGGTGAAACCGAGTTCGTTACCCACTCTCTTGCCTTTAGTCCTCCGATCGGCGGGTTACCGCACAGGTCATTTCGGCAAATGGCACTTCAAGGGACCCGCAGGCTTCGATCCCGCCGCTCAGTATGATGAATACGAGATGATCGGGCGAAACCCGTATTTCAAAACGATGCCGGATGGCAGCAAGCGCCATGAGACCGACATCGTTGCGGATAAAGGCATCGAGTTTCTCAAGTCACAGCCGAAGGACAAACCCTTTGCCCTTAACTTGTGGTTCAATGCGGCCCATGCCGAGGATAGCGATCACCGTCCGGGCATTGGTCTGTATCCTTGGCCTCAGTCCACGGATGGACTCTATGACGATCGCTCCATTCCGCCGCCGCCCTTGGGAACTCCCGAGATCTTTGAACGGCATCCGCAGTTCCTTAAAGACAGCCTTAATCGTGAGCGATTCTTTTGGGGGTATGACACCCCGGAGAAATATGAGATCAATGTGCGGGCCTATTACCGCATGATTAGCGGCATCGATAAGGCGGTAGCCCGAGTGTTGAAGGCATTGGAAGAAGCAGGGCTCGCTGACAATACCATCATCGTTTATAGCGCGGACAATGGTTACTACTTGGGGGACCGGGGCTTTCAGGGCAAGTGGTCCCACTATGAGGAATCTCTGCGAGTGCCGTTGGTGATCTATGATCCGCGCTTGCCTCGGGAAAAGCGCGGAAGAGTGGTTTCCCCGATGGCTTTGAATGTGGATCTTCCGGCGACCCTGGTGGATTGGGCTGGGGTGAAGAAACCCACGGCTTATGAAGGCAGCAGTCTGGTGCCGATTGTCGAAGGCAAGGAGGTTCCAGATTGGCGCACACACTTCTTTTGTGAGCATCTGGACCTCGCACCCACGCTGACCTGGGAAGGTGTCCGGGGGGATCGGTATGTGTATGCGAGATACTTTGATCAACAACCGCCCTTCGAGTTCCTTCACGATCTGAAGACGGATCGTGATGAATTGAAGAATCTGGCGAATGATCCTGCTCAGGGGGAAGTGCTCAAAGAAATGCGAGCGCTCTGTGATCGTGAAATGAATGCGCGAGGAGGGGCGCTCCTGCCGATCGAGCGGCGGCATGCTAAGAACCCTGCGGCGATCAGCAAGAATGCACCGAAAAAGAAGAAGCTGAACTGA
- a CDS encoding sulfatase, translated as MKLSIFLLLSSGLWAGLGQAHAAEASAKKPNVLFIAIDDMNDWIGTLGGHPMAKTPNIDKLAARGTVFLNAHCNAPLCNPSRTSLLLGLRPTTTGVYGLAPWFRTLPEWKNRVALPQHFANNGYLTAATGKIYHGGTGGGGGGKGAKAAAKKQGQGKAAADAGMPPEFQVTAPYGGVGTKPPKKLIPPTPMGDHPAMDWGVWPLDNDDSSKGDYQVASWTAEQIKKAPKDKPFFIAAGFFLPHVPCYATQKWFDLYPDDDSVLPPVLEGDRKDTPRFSWYLHWELPEPRLKWVKENNQWRNLVRSYLACTSFMDAQVGRLIQALEESGQLDNTIVVLWGDHGWHLGEKEITGKNTLWDRGTKVPLIFAGPGVTAGGRTQQPAELLDIYPTLIELAGLPARTDLEGISLIPQLKDALAKRERPAVTSHNQGNHGVRSENWRYIHYADGSEELYDMQKDPNEWENLAGKPEYAKVIEEHKKWLPKIDVPPAPNSASRVLTYDKATDEAVWEGKTVKRSDPIIE; from the coding sequence ATGAAACTCTCCATTTTTCTCCTGTTAAGCAGTGGCCTCTGGGCTGGGCTCGGGCAAGCACACGCGGCTGAGGCCTCCGCCAAGAAACCGAACGTGCTGTTCATCGCCATTGACGACATGAACGATTGGATCGGCACGCTCGGCGGGCATCCGATGGCGAAAACGCCGAACATCGATAAGCTCGCAGCTCGCGGTACGGTTTTTCTCAATGCGCACTGCAATGCGCCTTTGTGCAATCCTTCGAGAACAAGTTTGTTGTTAGGCCTGCGTCCCACGACGACCGGCGTGTATGGATTGGCTCCGTGGTTTCGCACGTTGCCTGAGTGGAAAAATCGTGTGGCATTGCCCCAGCACTTTGCCAATAACGGCTACCTGACGGCTGCTACAGGCAAGATTTATCACGGCGGCACCGGTGGAGGCGGTGGGGGAAAAGGTGCCAAGGCAGCCGCGAAGAAACAAGGGCAGGGGAAAGCTGCTGCAGATGCTGGAATGCCGCCCGAGTTTCAGGTCACGGCACCCTATGGCGGCGTCGGCACAAAGCCTCCCAAGAAGCTGATCCCCCCCACTCCGATGGGGGATCATCCCGCGATGGATTGGGGCGTGTGGCCTCTGGACAACGATGACAGCTCCAAAGGGGACTATCAGGTGGCTTCCTGGACGGCGGAGCAGATCAAGAAGGCCCCCAAAGACAAACCCTTCTTCATTGCGGCGGGGTTCTTTCTGCCGCATGTGCCCTGCTATGCCACGCAGAAGTGGTTCGATCTTTATCCTGATGACGACAGTGTTTTGCCTCCGGTGCTGGAGGGAGATCGCAAAGACACACCGCGTTTTTCCTGGTATCTGCATTGGGAATTGCCCGAGCCGCGTTTGAAGTGGGTGAAGGAAAACAACCAGTGGCGCAATCTGGTGCGCAGCTATCTGGCCTGCACCAGTTTTATGGATGCTCAGGTCGGGCGCCTGATCCAGGCATTGGAGGAAAGCGGTCAGCTTGATAACACCATTGTGGTTCTCTGGGGAGATCACGGCTGGCATCTGGGTGAAAAAGAGATCACCGGTAAAAACACCTTGTGGGATCGGGGCACCAAGGTACCTCTCATCTTTGCCGGTCCTGGCGTGACGGCGGGGGGACGCACCCAGCAGCCTGCGGAGTTGCTGGATATCTATCCCACCTTGATCGAGTTGGCTGGCCTGCCTGCACGAACGGATCTGGAAGGCATCAGCCTCATCCCTCAGCTCAAAGATGCCCTAGCTAAACGTGAGCGTCCTGCGGTCACCAGCCACAACCAGGGGAACCACGGCGTGCGCAGTGAAAACTGGCGCTACATCCACTATGCCGATGGCAGCGAGGAGCTCTATGACATGCAGAAGGACCCGAATGAGTGGGAAAACCTAGCCGGTAAGCCTGAGTATGCGAAGGTGATTGAAGAGCATAAAAAATGGCTACCCAAGATCGATGTGCCGCCCGCACCCAACAGTGCCAGCCGGGTGCTGACTTATGACAAGGCCACCGATGAAGCCGTCTGGGAAGGCAAGACGGTGAAACGCAGCGATCCCATCATTGAGTAA